ATGCAGAGAAAATGCTCCAAAGAAATATCCTGAAGAATCACACTGTTGGACCTGGATTTCTTCTGGATTTTTCTGATCCCCCTGGGCTGCCAGGATTGTGCTTCACCATCTTCCTGCTCATTTATGTCACAGTTATCATTGGGAACAGCCTGATTGTGCTGGTTACAGTGCTGGACTTAAGTCTCCGCAGCCCCATGTATTTCTTCCTGAGAAACTTGTCCTTCTTGGAGATCTGCTACACGTCAGCCACTCTCCCCAAAATACTTATGTGTTTCCTGACGGGAGATGTCCGGATCTCCTTccttggctgtgctgcccagctgtATTTCTTAGTTTTGCTGGGAAGCACTGAGTGCCTCCTGCTTGCCTCTATGGCTTATGACCGCTATGTGGCCATATGTGACCCCCTGCACTACAGTTTGTTGATGAATGGTGGGTTCTGTGTCAGACTGGTGGTCGGCTCATGGATGGTTGCTGTACCAATACAAGTGGGCCAGACCTACCAAGTGTTCACCTTGCCCTTCTGTGCATCCCATCACCTCCATcattttttctgtgatgttcCCCCTCTGTTGGAGCTGGCCTGTGCAGATACTTTCTGGAGCTGGGTGACCCTGCACACTATCATCCTGCTTTTCGTCGTCCTTCCCTTTTTCATGATTGTCGTTTCCTATGTTAGAATTATCAAGACTGTTCTGAAGATGCACTCTGCTCCGAGCAGACACAAAGCCTTTTCCACCTGCTCCTCACACCTCATAGTGCTGACTCTCTTTTTTGGCTCAGCCACAGTTGCGTACTTCAAACACCACTCAAAGGACTCTGCAGACACTGACAAATACCTTGCCCTGTTTTACACGATTCTGACCCCCATGTTTAACCCTGTCATCTATGGAATGAGGAATAGGGAAGTGAGAATCGCCCTGAGAAAACTCCTGTGGGGAAAGTGATAGTGCAGAGTGGGTGAAATTACGACCCAATTGTTCCAATGAGCATTTGGCTGTTTGTGTGTTGGCATCCAGTTTTGGCTCAGACACCTCCAGATTGGGCACCTCCAGATTTGCTGCACTGTCCCACAACCCACTGCATCTTCCAGAAGGAATCAAAGTTTATGTAGGATAGAGAAGGATGTGTGGGGATTCACTGTCACATCA
The sequence above is a segment of the Coturnix japonica isolate 7356 unplaced genomic scaffold, Coturnix japonica 2.1 chrUnrandom526, whole genome shotgun sequence genome. Coding sequences within it:
- the LOC107307264 gene encoding olfactory receptor 10AG1-like, yielding MLQRNILKNHTVGPGFLLDFSDPPGLPGLCFTIFLLIYVTVIIGNSLIVLVTVLDLSLRSPMYFFLRNLSFLEICYTSATLPKILMCFLTGDVRISFLGCAAQLYFLVLLGSTECLLLASMAYDRYVAICDPLHYSLLMNGGFCVRLVVGSWMVAVPIQVGQTYQVFTLPFCASHHLHHFFCDVPPLLELACADTFWSWVTLHTIILLFVVLPFFMIVVSYVRIIKTVLKMHSAPSRHKAFSTCSSHLIVLTLFFGSATVAYFKHHSKDSADTDKYLALFYTILTPMFNPVIYGMRNREVRIALRKLLWGK